Below is a window of Polyangiaceae bacterium DNA.
GAGGCGCTCCTGGCGGAGGAGACGAACGCCATCGTTCGCGAGGTGGCGTCGTCGCGGATGGATACCCGCACCATCGTGGCCGCCCTGCGGCGCAAGCGCCTGGGCCTCGGGCCGCCGCCGGCGATGGGCAGGTGGGTGGATCACATCGCGCGCCACTGGTCCGAGCCCCACTTCGGCCTCGACCACCGCTATCCCTGGATCCCGCCGCTCGAGCGGGCGATGGCGGCCGGCGACGTCGCCGAGGCCGACCACATCATGATCGGCATTCCCTGGCGTCACTTCACCCGACTCGCGCAGCAGCACCTCTTCGACTTCGAGGCCGTCGTGCTCTACGTGGCGCGGTGGGCCGTACTCAACCGCTGGGTCAGCCGCGACGAAGCGGCGGGTCGACAGCGCGTCGAACAACTGTTCTCGGAGGCCATCGGTGAGCAAGCACGACTTTTCTGAGGCCAAGGTCACGGGCGTCAACGGCAACATCGTCTCGGTCGAGATCTCCAGCGGCAAGGTGACCAAGAACGAGATCGGCTACGTCTGCGTCGGCGACGAGCGGCTGAAGGCCGAGGTCCTGCGCATCGAGGGCAAGTCGGCCGACCTTCAGGTGTTCGAAGAGACGAACGGC
It encodes the following:
- a CDS encoding DUF2764 family protein, whose product is MTLLDPPSRKYYQLMASLPPMPAHFEVSRLPISGPRLEQRLRLLDERDLATLERMRGRVFWERLRLELPEQQLVRELEALLAEETNAIVREVASSRMDTRTIVAALRRKRLGLGPPPAMGRWVDHIARHWSEPHFGLDHRYPWIPPLERAMAAGDVAEADHIMIGIPWRHFTRLAQQHLFDFEAVVLYVARWAVLNRWVSRDEAAGRQRVEQLFSEAIGEQARLF